The sequence GGCCGCACGGCCGGCTGCGACCGCTCAGCCGTGGTCAACGATCTTCTGCAGCTCGGACGCCAGCGCGGCGGCGGCCTGCTCCGGCGGTTCGGCCCCGCGCAGCGAGGCGTTGAAATGCTTGGCCATCGCCAGCGACATGTCCGCGTAGTACGGCGAGATCGGCGGCGTCGTGGTGTGCGGCACGACCGTGCGGGCCCTGCCCAGGACGGGCATGGTCCCGAGGACCTCGGCGTCGCCGTACAGGCCGGTCAGCGTCGGCATCAGCGACCCCTCGGTCGCCCAGATCCGCTGCTGCGGCTCCGCGGCCAGGTACGTGATCAGGCTCCAGGCCAGGTCCTTGCGGCGGGACTCCCGGTTGAGGAAGAGGTTCCAGCCGCCGCCCACGTTGACGTGCGGCAGACCCTGCTGCGCGACCGGCAGTTCGGTCACGCCCACCTGGGAGCGGCTCAGTTTCGACTGGGTCTTGTCGGAGACCACGCTGTACAGGTAGCCCCAGCTCCGGAGGAACACGGCCTTGCCGCCCACGAACGAGCCCGCGGACTCGTCCTCCTTGAACTCCGCGACGCTCGCGGGCGAGGCGCCGCTTGCGACGAGACCCCGTGCGATCTGCAGCCCGCGCACCGCCGCCGGCTCGCCGATCACGACCTTGCCGTTCCGCAGGACGTCGCCGCCCGAGGAGCGGATGAACTCGGTCCCGTTGACGGTGCCGCCCTCGTACCGCGCGCCCTGGAAGACGTACCCGTTGAGGATCTTCGTGTCCGCCTTGACCTTGAGGGCCATCTCCTGGAGTTCCTGCCAGGTCTCGGGCGGGCCGCCGTACCCGGCCTTCTCCAGGAGGTCCTTGCGGTAGTAGAGGAAGCCGGCGTCGTTGAACCACGGCACGCCGTAGAGCTTGCCGCGGTAGGTGTTGGCGGCGATGGTCGCGGGCAGGAAGGCCGCACGCGCCGCCGGAGCGAGCCGCGGGGTCAGGTCCGCGAGCCAGCCGTGCGCGGCCAGTTGCGCGGGCCAGGAGACGTCGCCCGCGATGACGTCGATGTCGTCGGAGCCCGCCTGGAACTGCGTGCGGATCTGGTCGAAGTAGGCGCCGGTGTCCGCCGGCATCGTCCGGTACTCGACGGTCACGCCGTGCGCCGCCTGGAACTGGGCCAGCGGTTTCCTGAGCAGCTCGCGCTGGTCGGTGGACGCGGCGAGCACGACCTTGCGCCCGCCGCCGGCGGCGTCGTCCCCTCCGCCGCAGGCGCTCAGCCCCAGGAGGGCGGCGCCGGCGGTGCCCGCCTGCAGGAATCGACGGCGGGACAGTGTGGTGCCGGACACGGACGTGCGTGACGTCGACATGGTGGTTCCTTTCGCGAGGGAAATCGCGATGTGGGGTGGGTCGCGGGCGGGGCCGCACGGGCGTCAGCCCTTGAGCGCGCCGGCCATGAGGCCGGCGACCAGGCGGCGCTGGAAGACGAAGACGATGACCAGGATCGGAAGGGTCACCGTGAT is a genomic window of Actinomadura citrea containing:
- a CDS encoding ABC transporter substrate-binding protein; this encodes MSTSRTSVSGTTLSRRRFLQAGTAGAALLGLSACGGGDDAAGGGRKVVLAASTDQRELLRKPLAQFQAAHGVTVEYRTMPADTGAYFDQIRTQFQAGSDDIDVIAGDVSWPAQLAAHGWLADLTPRLAPAARAAFLPATIAANTYRGKLYGVPWFNDAGFLYYRKDLLEKAGYGGPPETWQELQEMALKVKADTKILNGYVFQGARYEGGTVNGTEFIRSSGGDVLRNGKVVIGEPAAVRGLQIARGLVASGASPASVAEFKEDESAGSFVGGKAVFLRSWGYLYSVVSDKTQSKLSRSQVGVTELPVAQQGLPHVNVGGGWNLFLNRESRRKDLAWSLITYLAAEPQQRIWATEGSLMPTLTGLYGDAEVLGTMPVLGRARTVVPHTTTPPISPYYADMSLAMAKHFNASLRGAEPPEQAAAALASELQKIVDHG